One part of the Georgfuchsia toluolica genome encodes these proteins:
- a CDS encoding 4Fe-4S dicluster domain-containing protein has product MEKWNLIIDVEKCENCNNCAIATKDEHIGNDYPGYAAPMPAHGGDWIQIGRRTRGATPMVDVAYLPVTCNHCDNAPCVDAGGGCVTKRADGIVIIDPVKAKGRRDVVDSCPYGAIWWNEELNLPQKWIFDAHLLDQGWKEPRASQACSTGCMKALKVEDAEMRRIAERDQLEVLKAGLGTRPRVYYQNMYRWNKCFVGGSVTATIKGVLECVEGAEVVLIKDGKVAGEAKTDFLGDFKVDRLEPNSGTYKVKIIHPQHGSALVDATVNESVYLGSIQLSK; this is encoded by the coding sequence ATGGAAAAGTGGAATCTGATCATAGATGTGGAGAAATGCGAGAACTGCAATAACTGTGCGATCGCCACCAAGGATGAACATATCGGCAACGACTATCCGGGCTACGCGGCGCCGATGCCGGCGCACGGCGGCGACTGGATCCAGATCGGGCGGCGCACGCGCGGCGCAACGCCGATGGTGGACGTCGCCTATCTGCCGGTGACCTGCAACCATTGCGACAACGCGCCCTGCGTCGATGCCGGAGGCGGCTGCGTCACCAAGCGCGCCGACGGCATCGTCATCATCGACCCGGTCAAGGCCAAGGGCCGGCGGGATGTTGTCGACTCCTGTCCCTACGGCGCCATCTGGTGGAACGAAGAACTGAACCTGCCGCAGAAATGGATCTTCGACGCGCACCTGCTCGACCAGGGCTGGAAGGAGCCGCGCGCGAGCCAGGCCTGTTCCACCGGATGCATGAAGGCGCTCAAGGTCGAGGATGCGGAAATGCGCAGAATCGCCGAGCGGGACCAGCTGGAAGTACTCAAGGCCGGGCTGGGGACGCGCCCCCGCGTGTATTACCAGAACATGTATCGCTGGAACAAGTGTTTCGTTGGCGGCAGCGTCACGGCGACGATCAAGGGGGTGCTCGAATGCGTCGAGGGCGCCGAAGTGGTCCTGATCAAGGACGGCAAGGTGGCCGGCGAAGCCAAAACCGATTTCCTCGGCGATTTCAAGGTTGATCGCCTGGAACCCAACAGCGGCACCTACAAGGTGAAGATCATCCATCCCCAGCATGGCTCGGCGCTGGTGGATGCCACGGTCAATGAGAGCGTCTATCTGGGCAGCATCCAACTGAGCAAATAG
- a CDS encoding NAD(P)-dependent oxidoreductase gives MKVAFIGLGNMGSGIAQCVLKGGFDLTVWNRTASKTEPLVANGAKAAATAREAVAGADVVITSLMDDKSILENLQAADGILAGMKQGAVHVCVTTISPACADELAKLHRQHGSYYVSGPVVGRPDAAAAGHLTSFLAGDAKAVAVATPVCHTYSKAVTAISDTPRIANCMKLCINFNVISVIEMISETYILAEKCGVPLEPMRDFYQQALFAHPALKMYAEKLRARDFAGRGGFVMKGGSKDVVLMLATAAAVGAPLEMGQLVDRKLKAGLAAGMEETDWSAIYEIARKEAGLS, from the coding sequence ATGAAAGTAGCGTTCATCGGTTTGGGAAACATGGGATCGGGCATCGCCCAGTGCGTACTCAAGGGCGGCTTCGATCTCACGGTGTGGAACCGCACCGCGTCGAAAACGGAGCCCCTGGTCGCCAACGGCGCCAAGGCCGCGGCCACGGCCAGGGAAGCGGTAGCGGGTGCCGATGTGGTCATCACCAGCCTCATGGACGACAAGTCCATCCTGGAAAATCTGCAGGCTGCCGACGGCATTCTGGCCGGGATGAAGCAGGGCGCGGTGCATGTCTGCGTGACCACGATCTCGCCCGCCTGTGCGGATGAACTGGCCAAGTTGCACCGCCAGCATGGCAGCTACTATGTGTCCGGACCGGTGGTGGGGCGCCCCGATGCCGCCGCCGCCGGCCATCTCACCTCCTTTCTGGCGGGCGATGCCAAAGCGGTGGCCGTGGCGACCCCGGTTTGTCACACCTATTCCAAGGCGGTCACGGCCATTTCGGACACGCCGCGCATCGCCAACTGCATGAAGCTGTGCATCAACTTCAACGTGATCTCCGTCATCGAAATGATCAGCGAGACCTACATCCTGGCGGAGAAGTGCGGCGTCCCGCTCGAACCCATGCGCGACTTCTACCAGCAGGCGCTGTTCGCCCACCCGGCCCTGAAGATGTACGCCGAGAAACTGCGCGCTCGCGACTTTGCCGGCCGCGGCGGCTTCGTCATGAAGGGCGGCAGCAAGGATGTGGTGTTGATGCTGGCGACGGCCGCCGCGGTGGGCGCGCCGCTGGAAATGGGCCAGCTGGTCGATCGCAAACTCAAGGCGGGACTCGCCGCCGGCATGGAAGAGACCGACTGGAGCGCCATTTACGAAATCGCCCGCAAGGAAGCGGGACTGTCATAA